One Prunus dulcis chromosome 7, ALMONDv2, whole genome shotgun sequence DNA segment encodes these proteins:
- the LOC117635211 gene encoding uncharacterized protein LOC117635211 has protein sequence MDRAAGSVAHPPYFDGHNYGAWKAKMKSFLWSLDERVWYTVVHGFSDPTKKIGKGDEETTVLKSREEWTTAEATHSTNNQKGLNAIFTAVSSDQFEYISSCDTSKEAWDILQVTHEGTDTVKGAKLQMHTLQFETIMMDENETFSEFYAKLCIIVNACSSLGEKIPEDRVVKKILRSLPQRFSPKITAIEEIRDLNTMKVRELIGSLQTYEMKHLAPKKNKSVALKVVDKEDGEHQSEEFNGEEFAYLSRQFKKFFKYQNSRSHDSRNHSGINSKVKHGDYTDGNVKSRRFTEKKTTKERVKCYECEGYGHISSECANTQKKQNGKAKALNVTWSDSDSESESEENTIALITTVSLDKAQQNNGNDEEPNIGYVLEKYDDLLAASQKLNQHNKELAKKVAVLELENSRIARTLQSSAAEPESIGEGMYEKLEILQKKCIDQNKLIDSLTSNKQVLEIELKSSKERIIALTIGAEKIDKMISMGRSNGDKRGLGFDSINKSSAVSVTKFVKPSLSTGISTSQTTWRFIPTCHYCGALGHIRPKCKLLQQISVSQKPTKEGQVRIQHKIAYLVKEVSRLSKLSRSLSLPTSNLVWRRKDNQNCLVAISNDTHQTNVHEILDVKCFVALTALSDSKSKSWYFDSGCSRHMTGEKSYFSEISTEGVSGMVTFGDGRKSKILGKGRIMAIGTPNLDNVLLVENLQANLINVSQLCDEMGEVNVRVSVKGANWGSKPKTLTKLQTQSLLLKLWN, from the exons ATGGATCGTGCCGCTGGTTCTGTTGCACACCCACCATACTTCGATGGCCACAACTATGGTGCTTGGAAGGCTAAAATGAAGTCGTTTCTTTGGTCCTTAGATGAACGTGTATGGTATACAGTGGTTCATGGCTTTTCTGATCCCACAAAGAAGATCGGAAAAGGAGATGAAGAAACCACAGTTCTCAAATCTAGAGAGGAGTGGACCACTGCAGAAGCCACACACAGTACAAATAATCAAAAGGGGTTAAATGCTATATTTACTGCTGTCTCTTCCgatcaatttgaatatatatctAGTTGTGATACTTCTAAGGAAGCTTGGGATATTTTGCAGGTCACCCATGAAGGAACAGATACTGTTAAGGGAGCCAAGCTTCAAATGCACACTCTACAGTTTGAGACAATCATGATGGATGAGAATGAAAccttttctgaattttatgcCAAACTTTGCATTATTGTGAATGCATGTTCAAGTTTAGgtgaaaaaattccagaaGATAGGGTGGTGAAAAAGATTTTACGGTCCTTGCCTCAACGTTTTTCACCAAAGATCACAGCCATTGAAGAGATTCGTGACCTGAATACTATGAAAGTTCGTGAACTCATAGGGTCGCTTCAAACCTATGAGATGAAGCATCTAGCTCCTAAGAAGAATAAAAGCGTTGCTCTTAAAGTAGTTGATAAAGAAGATGGTGAACACCAATCTGAAGAATTCAATGGGGAGGAATTTGCTTATCTTTCACGACAATTCAAGAAGTTTTTCAAATATCAAAATTCCAGAAGTCATGATTCAAGAAATCACTCAGGTATAAATTCAAAAGTTAAGCATGGTGATTATACTGATGGTAATGTAAAATCTCGCAGGTTCACTGAGAAGAAGACTACTAAAGAGAGAGTCAAGTGCTATGAATGCGAAGGATATGGACATATATCCTCTGAATGTGCCAACAcacaaaagaagcaaaacgGCAAAGCCAAAGCACTGAATGTAACCTGGAGTGACAGTGATTCAGAAtcagaaagtgaagaaaatacCATTGCATTAATCACCACTGTCAGTTTGGATAAGGCACAGCAAAACAATGGGAATGATGAAGAACCAAATATTGGTTATGTGCTGGAAAAGTATGACGATCTTCTAGCTGCTTCTCAGAAACTTAATCAACACAACAAAGAGCTTGCCAAAAAGGTTGCTGTGCTGGAGCTCGAAAACAGTAGGATTGCCAGGACATTACAATCCTCTGCTGCTGAACCAGAATCAATTGGTGAAGGTATgtatgaaaaattggaaatactTCAGAAAAAATGCATtgatcaaaataaattaattgattCTTTGACCTCTAACAAACAAGTTCTTGAAATTGAGCTTAAAAGTTCAAAGGAAAGGATTATTGCTTTGACAATTGGTGCAGAAAAGATTGACAAAATGATTAGCATGGGTCGAAGCAATGGAGACAAACGTGGCTTGGGTTTTGATTCAATAAACAAGTCTTCCGCTGTATCCGTCACAAAGTTTGTCAAACCATCACTTTCTACTGGTATTTCAACCTCTCAAACAACTTGGAGATTCATACCTACGTGTCACTATTGTGGAGCTCTTGGACACATCCGACCAAAATGCAAACTGCTTCAACAGATTTCAGTAAGTCAAAAACCCACCAAGGAGGGACAGGTAAGAATTCAACACAAGATTGCTTATCTTGTAAAAGAGGTAAGTAGGTTGTCAAAACTTTCTCGTTCCTTATCTTTACCAACTTCAAATCTAGTGTGGAGGAGAAAGGATAATCAAAACTGCTTGGTGGCAATTTCAAACGATACACATCAAACTAATGTTCATGAAATATTAGATGTGAAATGTTTTGTTGCTCTTACTGCTCTCTCTGACTCTAAATCTAAATCTTGGTATTTTGATAGTGGATGTTCAAGACACATGACTGGTGagaaatcatatttttcagaaatctcTACAGAAGGCGTGAGTGGAATGGTCACTTTTGGAGATGGAAGAAAATCCAAGATTTTGGGCAAAGGAAGAATTATGGCAATTGGTACACCTAACTTGGACAATGTTTTATTAGTTGAAAATCTTCAAGCAAATCTCATCAACGTAAGTCAACTTTGTGATGAAATGGGTGAG GTAAACGTGAGGGTGTCTGTGAAGGGTGCCAACTGGGGAAGCAAACCAAAAACCCTCACAAAGCTACAAACTCAATCTCTACTTCTAAAACTTTGGAACTGA